Proteins encoded within one genomic window of Micromonospora halotolerans:
- a CDS encoding glycoside hydrolase family 15 protein produces MSEYPPIEDHGLIGDLQTAALVTCDGTIDWFCAPRFDSPSIFASVLDRERGGFFRIAPHETTYVTKQLYLPGTPILITRFISADGVAEVQDFMPVTGERVTDVHRLVRMVTMVRGSMRFRLECRPRFDYGRERPQLERHRNGYVFRGSSASLTFNPVQPVRQLIAREDIHLEDGDLIGFGTLNQGDTGGVVLETNSEMEPRAVPLEEVQGMFEWTRDYWRRWVERSRYSGRWREMVERSAITLKLMTYAPTGAMIAAPTAALPELVGGTRNWDYRYTWVRDTSFSVHALLGLGFTEEVSRYMDWLDERIRDAGDHQAPLKIMYRVDGSSDLHEEVLDHLEGYRGSRPVRIGNGAADQLQLDIHGEALYAMHVADEQGIRVSHQVWKSTVRLVDWLCHNWDQPDAGIWESRHHPRDYTFGRVMSWVALDRAIRLATRTGRPGDISCWTTQRNLIYDQVMARGYHRGRGSFVQAYDENVLDAALLAMPSVGFVTPSDPMWRRTLDAIERELVSDSLVHRYDPVHSPDGLPGHEGTFNMCTFWYAEALARSGRLDDARLTFEKMFTFSNHLGLYAEEIAATGEQIGNYPQAFSHLALINTALTLNDMLEVEAEARRRQ; encoded by the coding sequence GTGAGCGAGTATCCGCCGATCGAGGATCACGGGCTCATCGGTGATCTTCAAACCGCCGCCCTGGTGACCTGCGACGGGACGATCGACTGGTTCTGCGCACCCCGCTTCGACTCCCCCAGCATCTTCGCCAGCGTCCTCGACCGGGAGCGCGGCGGCTTCTTCCGGATCGCCCCCCACGAGACCACCTACGTCACCAAACAGCTCTACCTGCCCGGCACCCCGATCCTGATCACGCGGTTCATCAGCGCCGACGGCGTCGCCGAGGTCCAGGACTTCATGCCGGTCACCGGCGAGCGGGTCACCGACGTGCACCGCCTGGTCCGCATGGTCACCATGGTCCGGGGCAGCATGCGGTTCCGGCTGGAGTGCCGCCCCCGGTTCGACTACGGACGCGAGCGGCCCCAACTGGAGCGGCACCGCAACGGGTACGTCTTCCGCGGCTCGTCGGCCTCGCTGACCTTCAACCCGGTCCAACCGGTCCGCCAGCTCATCGCCCGGGAGGACATCCACCTGGAGGACGGCGACCTGATCGGGTTCGGCACCCTGAACCAGGGCGACACCGGCGGGGTGGTGCTGGAGACGAACTCCGAGATGGAACCCCGGGCCGTCCCCCTCGAAGAGGTGCAGGGGATGTTCGAGTGGACCCGCGACTACTGGCGGCGGTGGGTCGAGCGCTCCCGGTACTCCGGCCGGTGGCGGGAGATGGTCGAGCGCTCGGCCATCACGTTGAAGCTGATGACGTACGCGCCCACCGGCGCGATGATCGCCGCGCCGACGGCCGCGCTGCCCGAACTGGTCGGCGGCACGCGCAACTGGGACTACCGCTACACCTGGGTCCGGGACACGTCCTTCTCCGTGCACGCGCTGCTCGGCCTCGGCTTCACCGAGGAGGTCAGCCGGTACATGGACTGGCTCGACGAGCGGATCCGCGATGCCGGCGACCACCAGGCCCCACTGAAGATCATGTATCGGGTCGACGGCTCGTCCGACCTGCACGAGGAGGTGCTCGACCACCTGGAGGGCTACCGCGGCTCCCGGCCCGTCCGGATCGGCAACGGCGCCGCCGACCAGCTCCAGCTCGACATCCACGGCGAGGCGCTCTACGCCATGCACGTCGCCGACGAACAGGGCATCCGCGTCTCCCACCAGGTGTGGAAGAGCACCGTCCGGCTCGTCGACTGGCTGTGCCACAACTGGGACCAGCCGGACGCCGGCATCTGGGAGAGCCGGCACCACCCCCGCGACTACACCTTCGGCCGGGTGATGTCCTGGGTGGCTCTGGACCGGGCCATCCGGCTCGCCACCCGCACCGGCCGCCCCGGGGACATCAGCTGCTGGACCACCCAGCGGAACCTGATCTACGACCAGGTCATGGCGCGCGGTTACCACCGGGGCCGCGGATCCTTCGTCCAGGCCTACGACGAGAACGTCCTGGACGCCGCGCTGCTCGCCATGCCGTCGGTCGGCTTCGTGACGCCGTCGGATCCGATGTGGCGCCGCACGCTGGACGCCATCGAGCGGGAGCTGGTCTCCGACAGCCTGGTCCACCGGTACGACCCGGTCCACTCCCCCGACGGGCTCCCCGGCCACGAGGGCACCTTCAACATGTGCACCTTCTGGTACGCCGAGGCGCTGGCCCGCTCCGGTCGCCTCGACGATGCCCGGCTCACCTTCGAGAAGATGTTCACCTTCAGTAACCACCTGGGCCTCTACGCGGAGGAGATCGCTGCGACCGGTGAGCAGATCGGCAACTACCCGCAGGCCTTCAGCCACCTCGCCCTGATCAACACCGCCCTGACGCTGAACGACATGCTCGAGGTCGAGGCGGAGGCCCGGCGGAGGCAGTGA
- the msrB gene encoding peptide-methionine (R)-S-oxide reductase MsrB → MSPEYRKNPEAVSRLSPEQYRVTQEGGTEPAFANPYWNSKEEGIYVDVVSGEPLFASVDKYDSGTGWPSFTRPIEPKNVVEVRDSTLGMVRTEVRSAHGDSHLGHVFDDGPLATGGLRYCMNSAALRFIRREDLEREGYGEYRALFEHPDGGAKR, encoded by the coding sequence GTGTCACCCGAATACCGCAAGAACCCGGAGGCAGTGTCCCGGTTGTCGCCCGAGCAGTACCGGGTGACCCAGGAGGGCGGGACCGAGCCGGCCTTCGCCAACCCGTACTGGAACAGCAAGGAGGAGGGCATCTACGTCGATGTCGTCTCCGGCGAACCATTGTTCGCGTCCGTCGACAAATACGACAGCGGCACCGGCTGGCCCTCCTTCACCCGGCCGATCGAGCCGAAGAACGTGGTCGAGGTGCGGGACTCCACCCTCGGCATGGTCCGCACCGAGGTCCGGTCGGCGCACGGCGACAGCCATCTGGGGCACGTGTTCGACGACGGCCCGCTGGCGACCGGTGGGCTGCGTTACTGCATGAACTCCGCCGCGCTCCGGTTCATCCGGCGCGAGGACCTGGAACGGGAAGGGTACGGCGAGTACCGCGCACTGTTCGAGCACCCGGACGGAGGGGCGAAGCGATGA
- a CDS encoding alpha/beta fold hydrolase: MSYAEVNGVRLWYEIHGIGRPLVLLHGGYGSTEMFAPILPDLTARRQVVAVDLQGHGRTADVDRPLRYEAMADDIAALSRHLDLPPADVLGYSLGGGVALRAAIQHPALVRRLVLVSTPCRRQGWYPEVLAAMAAQDERVAEQMRGTPPHRRYERVAPRPRDWPTLWAKTGELLRREYDWSAGVAALPMPVLLVFADADSIPVRHVAEFFGLLGGGHRDAGGDGTDRPASRLAVLPGLTHYDIVGSPALPAAVLPFLTHEVCAPG; the protein is encoded by the coding sequence GTGAGCTACGCGGAGGTCAACGGGGTACGCCTCTGGTACGAGATCCACGGGATCGGCCGGCCACTGGTGCTGCTCCACGGCGGGTACGGGTCGACGGAGATGTTCGCGCCGATCCTGCCGGACCTGACCGCGCGCCGGCAGGTCGTCGCCGTCGACCTCCAGGGCCACGGCCGCACGGCCGACGTGGATCGGCCGCTGCGCTACGAGGCGATGGCCGACGACATCGCCGCCCTGTCGCGGCACCTCGACCTGCCGCCCGCCGACGTGCTGGGCTACTCGCTCGGCGGCGGGGTGGCCCTGCGCGCCGCCATCCAGCACCCGGCCCTGGTCCGCCGCCTCGTGCTGGTTTCCACGCCGTGCCGGCGGCAGGGCTGGTACCCGGAGGTGCTGGCCGCCATGGCCGCCCAGGACGAGCGGGTCGCCGAGCAGATGCGCGGCACGCCGCCGCACCGGCGCTACGAGCGGGTGGCGCCCCGCCCGCGGGACTGGCCGACCCTCTGGGCGAAGACCGGCGAGCTGCTGCGCCGCGAGTACGACTGGTCGGCCGGGGTGGCCGCCCTGCCCATGCCGGTGCTGCTGGTCTTCGCCGACGCCGACTCGATCCCGGTCCGCCACGTGGCCGAGTTCTTCGGGCTGCTCGGCGGCGGCCACCGCGACGCCGGCGGGGACGGCACCGACCGGCCCGCGTCCCGGCTGGCCGTGCTGCCCGGGCTGACCCACTACGACATCGTCGGTTCACCCGCCCTGCCCGCGGCGGTGCTGCCCTTCCTCACCCACGAGGTGTGCGCCCCCGGGTGA
- a CDS encoding epoxide hydrolase family protein, translating into MAVKTQTLARATDIRPFTVEIPEADLQEMRRRIAATRWPEKETVQDQSQGVPLETSQALARYWEKEYDWRKVEARLNSLPNFITEIDGLDIHFIHVRSKHEDALPLIVTHGWPGSIIEQLKIIEPLTDPTAHGGSASDAFHLVIPSMPGYGFSGKPTEPGWGPEHVARAWTELMKRLGYDRFVAQGGDWGALITNMMGVQAPPELAGIHTNMPSTVPPELDALVQSDITGINNALGKLPANLSAEERRAVEQQDFFWKHAAYALIMATRPETLIGLADSPVALATFMCDHDAASLELICRAFAGQPGGLTRDDILDNITLTWLTNTGVSAARIYWENKLSFLGAKDVSVPAAVSVFPDELYEAPRSWAEQAYPNLIHYNKLDRGGHFAAWEQPQLLCDELRTAFRSLR; encoded by the coding sequence GTGGCCGTCAAGACCCAGACGCTGGCCCGCGCCACCGACATCCGGCCGTTCACGGTGGAGATCCCGGAGGCGGACCTCCAGGAGATGCGGCGGCGCATCGCGGCCACCCGCTGGCCGGAGAAGGAGACCGTCCAGGATCAGTCGCAGGGCGTGCCGCTGGAGACCAGCCAGGCCCTCGCCCGCTACTGGGAGAAGGAGTACGACTGGCGCAAGGTCGAGGCGCGGTTGAACTCGCTGCCGAACTTCATCACGGAGATCGACGGCCTGGACATCCACTTCATCCACGTCCGGTCCAAGCACGAGGACGCCCTGCCGCTCATCGTCACGCACGGCTGGCCCGGCTCGATCATCGAACAGCTGAAGATCATCGAGCCGCTGACCGACCCCACGGCCCACGGCGGGTCCGCGTCGGACGCCTTCCACCTGGTCATCCCGTCGATGCCGGGTTACGGCTTCTCCGGTAAGCCGACCGAGCCCGGCTGGGGCCCGGAGCACGTCGCGCGTGCCTGGACCGAGCTGATGAAGCGCCTCGGCTACGACCGGTTCGTCGCCCAGGGCGGCGACTGGGGTGCGCTGATCACCAACATGATGGGGGTGCAGGCGCCGCCGGAACTGGCCGGCATCCACACCAACATGCCCAGCACGGTGCCGCCCGAGCTCGACGCGCTGGTCCAGTCCGACATCACCGGCATCAACAACGCGCTGGGCAAGCTGCCGGCCAACCTCTCCGCGGAGGAGCGGCGGGCCGTCGAGCAGCAGGACTTCTTCTGGAAGCATGCCGCCTACGCCCTGATCATGGCCACCCGCCCGGAGACGCTGATCGGCCTCGCGGACTCGCCGGTCGCGCTGGCGACCTTCATGTGCGACCACGACGCGGCCAGCCTGGAGCTGATCTGCCGGGCCTTCGCCGGGCAACCCGGCGGCCTCACCCGCGACGACATCCTCGACAACATCACGCTCACCTGGCTGACCAACACGGGCGTCTCCGCCGCCCGGATCTACTGGGAGAACAAGCTCTCCTTCCTCGGCGCCAAGGACGTCTCCGTCCCGGCCGCCGTCAGCGTCTTCCCCGACGAGCTCTACGAGGCGCCGCGGAGCTGGGCCGAGCAGGCGTATCCGAACCTCATCCACTACAACAAGCTGGACCGGGGCGGGCACTTCGCGGCCTGGGAGCAGCCGCAACTCCTGTGCGACGAGCTTCGCACCGCCTTCCGGTCGCTGCGCTAG
- a CDS encoding helix-turn-helix domain-containing protein has translation MDDDLDRALDAVGPRLRALRRERETTLADLSAATGVSVSTLSRLESGSRRPTLELLLPLARAHGVTLDELVGAPPTGDPRIHLRPVTRHGMTMLPLTRRAGGIQAYKLVIPAGGRPAEPTPQTHEGYEWVYVLNGRLRLVLGEHDLVLAPGEAAEFDTRVPHWFGRADDEAVEFLSLFGAQGERAHLRARPRAADRA, from the coding sequence ATGGACGACGACCTCGACCGGGCGCTCGACGCGGTGGGCCCCCGGCTGCGCGCGCTCCGCCGCGAGCGTGAGACCACCCTGGCCGACCTGTCGGCCGCCACCGGCGTCTCGGTGAGCACCCTGTCCCGCCTGGAATCCGGCAGCCGCCGCCCCACCCTCGAACTGCTGCTGCCCCTGGCCCGGGCGCACGGCGTCACGCTCGACGAGCTGGTCGGCGCCCCGCCCACCGGCGACCCCCGCATCCACCTGCGCCCGGTCACCCGGCACGGCATGACCATGCTGCCGCTCACCCGCCGGGCGGGCGGCATCCAGGCGTACAAGCTGGTCATCCCGGCCGGCGGGCGGCCCGCCGAGCCCACCCCGCAGACCCACGAGGGGTACGAGTGGGTCTACGTGCTCAACGGGCGGCTGCGGCTGGTCCTCGGCGAGCACGACCTGGTGCTCGCGCCCGGCGAGGCGGCCGAGTTCGACACCCGGGTGCCGCACTGGTTCGGCCGGGCCGACGACGAGGCGGTCGAGTTCCTCAGCCTCTTCGGCGCCCAGGGCGAACGCGCCCACCTCCGCGCCCGCCCCCGCGCGGCGGATCGCGCCTGA
- a CDS encoding WD40 repeat domain-containing protein, translating into MSVRLREALREAAAEVPAYPVHDRAVRTARRTRRRMAAAVAAVLVLVALVPLAVRGGDRPEIAPADAGGPALPDRIGLPGFGALRATDRPRLGPAAVVFSGQARGLTGLIDEDGTVGIVGADADRYRTWTVGHEAPAGEQVLLSPDGRRIAVPAGSSEHPRIDVVDLVDGTVRPLPSPRPGSTLTEPAGWAPDGAALVVRDTTPTNPEGSAYANTLSLVRLDTGRAVRLLETDQVPVFGTPVAFTADGSRLAYQVGDKVLVASADGQSITSFPLPPESGLAGKGAWLPDGTLALVSHDPGSDRWRLRRVDANGKDLGAPALPAVAGVTTIRLLGWQTDGTAMVVAYRPEPNSPAPFEGVMDMGQRTAYMNVRAIRVLGLTPGAAAPTTLLTAPEQVLAIDVADAVVRAGRVRAADPPAGPGGRFWWAAGAVSLVLGGLLARRLLRRRRASRLTRGRTPRG; encoded by the coding sequence ATGAGCGTACGGCTGCGGGAGGCGCTGCGGGAGGCGGCGGCCGAGGTGCCCGCGTACCCGGTGCACGATCGCGCGGTGCGGACCGCGCGGCGCACCCGGCGGCGGATGGCGGCGGCGGTCGCGGCGGTGCTCGTGCTGGTGGCGCTCGTGCCACTGGCGGTACGCGGTGGCGACCGGCCGGAGATCGCGCCGGCGGACGCGGGCGGCCCGGCGCTGCCCGACCGGATCGGGCTGCCGGGGTTCGGCGCGCTGCGGGCCACCGACCGGCCCCGGCTCGGGCCGGCGGCGGTCGTGTTCAGCGGGCAGGCGCGCGGGCTCACCGGGCTGATCGACGAGGACGGCACCGTCGGCATCGTCGGCGCCGACGCCGACCGCTACCGGACCTGGACGGTCGGCCACGAGGCGCCGGCCGGCGAGCAGGTGCTGCTCTCTCCCGACGGGCGGCGGATCGCCGTGCCGGCCGGGTCGTCGGAGCACCCCCGGATCGACGTGGTCGACCTGGTGGACGGGACGGTCCGGCCGCTGCCCAGCCCGAGGCCGGGCAGCACCCTGACCGAGCCGGCCGGCTGGGCGCCGGACGGTGCCGCCCTGGTGGTCCGGGACACCACGCCGACCAACCCGGAGGGCAGCGCCTACGCCAACACGCTCAGCCTGGTCCGGCTCGACACCGGCCGGGCGGTACGCCTGCTCGAAACCGACCAGGTGCCGGTCTTCGGCACCCCGGTCGCGTTCACGGCCGACGGGTCCCGGCTGGCCTACCAGGTGGGCGACAAGGTGCTCGTCGCCAGCGCGGACGGGCAAAGCATCACCTCGTTCCCGCTGCCGCCGGAGAGCGGGCTGGCCGGCAAGGGGGCCTGGCTGCCGGACGGGACGCTGGCCCTGGTCAGCCACGACCCGGGCAGCGACCGGTGGCGGCTGCGCCGGGTCGATGCCAACGGGAAGGACCTCGGTGCGCCGGCGCTGCCCGCCGTCGCGGGCGTCACCACGATCCGGCTGCTCGGCTGGCAGACGGACGGGACCGCGATGGTGGTCGCGTACCGGCCCGAGCCGAACTCCCCGGCCCCCTTCGAGGGCGTCATGGACATGGGCCAGCGGACCGCGTACATGAACGTGCGGGCGATCCGGGTGCTCGGTCTGACCCCGGGGGCCGCCGCGCCGACCACCCTGCTCACCGCGCCGGAGCAGGTGCTCGCCATCGACGTGGCGGACGCGGTGGTGCGCGCCGGCCGGGTCCGCGCGGCGGATCCGCCGGCAGGCCCGGGCGGCCGGTTCTGGTGGGCGGCCGGGGCGGTGTCGCTGGTGCTGGGCGGCCTGCTCGCGCGGCGGCTGCTCCGGCGGCGACGCGCGTCCCGGCTCACCCGGGGGCGCACACCTCGTGGGTGA
- a CDS encoding GNAT family N-acetyltransferase → MSLSDLTTDRLVLRPWPAGEAAAVAAGERRPHWAPDFPADGERMIGGIIAGNPDRPHGHRLIIERETGLTVGGIGLKLPPTDGAVEFGYGIVESRRCRGYTTEAVRALVAHARTLPGVTLVFATVDPANVASVRVLEKAGLRRDGTVDSDEGPLHRYVAE, encoded by the coding sequence TTGTCCCTTTCTGACCTGACCACCGACCGACTCGTGCTGCGCCCCTGGCCGGCCGGGGAGGCCGCCGCCGTCGCCGCCGGCGAGCGGCGCCCGCACTGGGCGCCGGACTTCCCGGCCGACGGCGAGCGGATGATCGGCGGGATCATCGCCGGCAACCCGGACCGGCCGCACGGCCACCGGCTCATCATCGAGCGGGAGACCGGCCTCACCGTGGGCGGCATCGGGCTGAAACTGCCGCCCACCGACGGTGCCGTCGAGTTCGGCTACGGCATCGTCGAGTCCCGGCGCTGCCGGGGCTACACCACCGAGGCGGTCCGCGCCCTGGTGGCGCACGCCCGCACCCTGCCCGGGGTGACGCTGGTGTTCGCCACCGTCGACCCGGCCAACGTGGCGTCCGTGCGGGTGCTGGAGAAGGCCGGCCTGCGCCGCGACGGCACCGTCGACAGTGACGAGGGGCCGCTGCACCGGTACGTCGCCGAGTAA
- a CDS encoding NCS2 family permease encodes MSVSTQDPAAPVEPAEPAGQSRLDRFFEITRRGSSVRREVLAGITTFATMAYIVVLNPLIIGTAPDKDGNLLGIAPVAGVTALVAAVMTIMMGIVGRVPFAVATGLGLNAFVAYAVASQMSWAEAMGLVVVEGLIITVLVLTGFRKAVFRAIPAELKAAIAAGIGLFIALIGFVDGGLVRAGTGVPLQLGSGSNGTLHGWPTVVFLVGLLVTGILVARKVKAGVLIGIVVTTIVAVIVNAFAKPGPALVDGKPNPDGWRLNVPTLPDPLFQTPDLHLVGNVSFGAFAHVGLVTALLLVFTLVLADFFDVMGTTVGLAKQANLTTEDGTDMPRLGKVLFVDGVAAVAGGAGSASSATTYVESSSGIADGGRTGLTSVVTGVLFLGALLLTPLVSLVPSEAAGPALVVVGALMIRQVKDIDFTDVGVAVPAFLTMTLMPFTYSITNGIGAGFVSWVAIRVAQGKARQIHPLMWAVAAAFVVYFGINLVKAVTGVS; translated from the coding sequence ATGAGCGTGTCTACGCAGGATCCTGCTGCCCCGGTCGAGCCGGCGGAACCCGCCGGCCAGAGCCGCCTCGACCGCTTCTTCGAGATCACCCGCCGGGGCTCGTCCGTGCGGCGGGAGGTGCTCGCCGGCATCACCACCTTCGCGACGATGGCATACATCGTCGTGCTCAATCCGCTGATCATCGGCACCGCGCCGGACAAGGACGGCAACCTGCTCGGCATCGCGCCGGTCGCCGGGGTCACCGCCCTGGTCGCGGCGGTCATGACGATCATGATGGGGATCGTCGGCCGGGTGCCGTTCGCGGTCGCCACCGGCCTCGGGCTGAACGCCTTCGTGGCGTACGCGGTGGCGTCCCAGATGAGCTGGGCCGAGGCCATGGGCCTGGTCGTCGTCGAGGGTCTGATCATCACCGTGCTGGTGCTGACCGGCTTCCGGAAGGCCGTCTTCCGGGCCATCCCGGCCGAGCTGAAGGCGGCCATCGCGGCCGGTATCGGCCTGTTCATCGCGCTGATCGGCTTCGTCGACGGCGGTCTGGTCCGGGCCGGCACCGGGGTGCCGCTGCAGCTCGGCTCGGGCAGCAACGGCACGCTGCACGGCTGGCCCACGGTCGTCTTCCTGGTCGGCCTGCTGGTCACCGGCATCCTGGTCGCCCGCAAGGTGAAGGCCGGCGTCCTGATCGGCATCGTGGTCACCACGATCGTCGCGGTGATCGTCAACGCGTTCGCCAAGCCCGGCCCGGCCCTGGTCGACGGCAAGCCCAACCCGGACGGGTGGCGGCTCAACGTGCCGACCCTGCCGGACCCGCTGTTCCAGACGCCCGACCTGCACCTGGTCGGCAACGTGTCGTTCGGCGCGTTCGCCCACGTCGGCCTGGTGACCGCGCTGCTGCTGGTCTTCACCCTGGTGCTGGCCGACTTCTTCGACGTCATGGGCACCACGGTCGGCCTCGCCAAGCAGGCCAACCTGACCACCGAGGACGGCACCGACATGCCCCGCCTCGGCAAGGTGCTCTTCGTCGACGGCGTCGCCGCGGTCGCCGGCGGCGCGGGCAGCGCCTCGTCGGCCACCACGTACGTCGAGTCCTCCTCGGGCATCGCGGACGGCGGGCGGACCGGCCTGACCAGCGTGGTCACCGGCGTGCTCTTCCTGGGCGCGCTGCTGCTCACCCCGCTGGTGTCGCTGGTGCCCAGCGAGGCCGCCGGACCGGCGCTCGTGGTGGTCGGCGCGCTCATGATCCGTCAGGTCAAGGACATCGACTTCACCGACGTCGGCGTGGCCGTCCCGGCCTTCCTGACCATGACGCTCATGCCGTTCACCTACTCGATCACCAACGGCATCGGCGCCGGCTTCGTGAGCTGGGTGGCGATCCGGGTGGCCCAGGGCAAGGCGCGGCAGATCCACCCGCTGATGTGGGCGGTGGCCGCCGCGTTCGTGGTCTACTTCGGCATCAACCTGGTCAAGGCCGTCACCGGCGTCAGCTGA
- a CDS encoding SigE family RNA polymerase sigma factor, which translates to MSETFHDFVVQRSPALSRTAYLLTGDHQHAEDLLQSALARTYRHWRRIRDGDPEAYVRRVMYHQQVSWWRRRRIAERLDATPVERGGGDHSEDTALRLSVVAALRRLTARQRAVVVLRYYEDLTEAQVAEVLGCSVGTVKRHGHDAVRRLRDLVPDLWEATPERSGR; encoded by the coding sequence ATGTCCGAGACGTTCCACGACTTCGTGGTGCAGCGGTCACCCGCGTTGTCCCGGACCGCGTACCTGCTGACCGGCGACCACCAGCACGCCGAGGACCTGTTGCAGAGCGCGCTGGCCCGGACGTACCGGCACTGGCGACGGATCCGCGACGGGGACCCGGAGGCGTACGTGCGCCGGGTCATGTACCACCAGCAGGTCTCGTGGTGGCGCCGGCGGCGGATCGCGGAACGGCTGGACGCGACGCCGGTCGAGCGCGGCGGGGGCGACCACAGCGAGGACACCGCGCTGCGGCTCAGCGTGGTGGCCGCGCTGCGCCGGCTCACCGCCCGGCAGCGGGCCGTGGTGGTGCTCCGCTACTACGAGGACCTGACCGAGGCGCAGGTGGCCGAGGTGCTCGGCTGCTCGGTGGGCACGGTGAAACGGCACGGGCACGACGCCGTGCGCCGGCTCCGCGACCTCGTCCCCGACCTGTGGGAGGCGACGCCGGAGAGGAGCGGGCGATGA
- the msrA gene encoding peptide-methionine (S)-S-oxide reductase MsrA has translation MTDTTEKAVLAGGCFWGMQDLIRKRPGVISTRVGYTGGDVPNATYYNHEGHAEAIEIVYDPSKLSYRDLLEFFFQVHDPTTKNRQGGDVGTSYRSAIFYCNDQQRQVAEDTIADVDASGLWPGKVVTEVTPAGPFWEAEPEHQDYLEKHPGGYTCHFPRPEWKLPRRGENQS, from the coding sequence ATGACCGACACGACTGAGAAGGCCGTCCTGGCCGGCGGTTGCTTCTGGGGGATGCAGGACCTCATCCGGAAACGCCCCGGCGTGATCTCCACCCGGGTCGGTTACACCGGCGGCGACGTACCCAACGCGACGTACTACAACCACGAGGGCCACGCCGAGGCGATCGAGATCGTCTACGACCCGAGCAAGCTCTCGTACCGGGATCTTCTCGAATTCTTCTTCCAGGTCCACGACCCCACCACGAAGAACCGCCAGGGCGGTGACGTCGGCACCAGCTACCGGTCCGCGATCTTCTACTGCAACGACCAGCAGCGGCAGGTCGCCGAGGACACGATCGCCGACGTCGACGCCTCCGGCCTGTGGCCGGGCAAGGTGGTCACCGAGGTCACCCCGGCCGGCCCCTTCTGGGAGGCTGAGCCGGAGCACCAGGACTACCTGGAAAAACATCCCGGCGGCTACACCTGCCACTTCCCCCGGCCCGAATGGAAGCTGCCCCGGCGGGGCGAGAACCAGAGCTGA
- a CDS encoding NAD(P)/FAD-dependent oxidoreductase produces MTEEYEVVVIGGGAAGLSGALMLARARRSVLVIDGGSPRNAPADGVHGLLARDGMPPAELLARGRDEVRRYGGHLLDGQVDTVTRDGECFSVALAGGRRVRAGRLLVATGLVDELPDVPGLRERWGRDVVHCPYCHGWEVRDRPIGVLATGPMSVHQALLFRQWSDDVVFLRHTAPPLGDEQAEQLAARGVAVVESEVASVEVVEDRLVGVRLRDGRLVAREALVAGPRMVARAGFLAALGLRAVEHPSGAGEHVPADPTGRTEVPGVWVAGNVTDPAAQVGAAAAAGALAAAAINGDLVAEETRRAVEARRRDVFSARSEARVAELVAGDRRHGL; encoded by the coding sequence ATGACCGAAGAGTACGAGGTGGTGGTGATCGGCGGGGGCGCCGCCGGCCTGAGCGGGGCGCTCATGCTGGCCCGGGCGCGCCGGTCGGTCCTGGTGATCGACGGGGGCAGCCCGCGCAACGCCCCGGCCGACGGGGTGCACGGGCTGCTGGCCCGCGACGGCATGCCCCCGGCCGAGCTGCTGGCGCGCGGCCGGGACGAGGTGCGCCGGTACGGCGGGCACCTGCTGGACGGCCAGGTCGACACGGTGACCCGCGACGGGGAGTGTTTCTCCGTGGCGCTGGCCGGGGGCCGCCGGGTCCGGGCGGGCCGGCTGCTGGTGGCCACCGGCCTGGTCGACGAGCTGCCCGACGTGCCCGGACTGCGCGAGCGGTGGGGCCGGGACGTGGTGCACTGCCCGTACTGCCACGGGTGGGAGGTGCGCGACCGGCCGATCGGGGTGCTGGCCACCGGACCGATGTCGGTGCACCAGGCGCTGTTGTTCCGCCAGTGGAGCGACGACGTGGTCTTCCTCCGCCACACCGCGCCGCCGCTCGGCGACGAGCAGGCCGAACAGCTGGCCGCCCGCGGCGTCGCCGTGGTCGAGAGCGAGGTCGCGTCGGTCGAGGTCGTCGAGGACCGGCTGGTCGGGGTACGCCTGCGCGACGGCCGCCTGGTCGCGCGCGAGGCGCTGGTCGCCGGCCCCCGGATGGTGGCGCGGGCCGGGTTCCTGGCGGCGCTCGGGTTGCGGGCGGTGGAGCACCCGTCCGGGGCCGGCGAGCACGTCCCCGCCGACCCGACGGGGCGTACCGAGGTGCCCGGGGTGTGGGTCGCGGGCAATGTGACCGACCCGGCCGCGCAGGTCGGCGCGGCAGCGGCGGCGGGCGCGCTGGCGGCCGCCGCGATCAACGGGGACCTGGTCGCCGAGGAGACCCGCCGGGCGGTCGAGGCGCGGCGGCGGGACGTGTTCTCGGCGCGGTCCGAGGCGCGGGTGGCCGAGCTGGTGGCGGGCGATCGTCGCCACGGCCTCTGA